In the Sulfobacillus thermosulfidooxidans DSM 9293 genome, TATTATCGTGCCTTGTACCTCGACCGCGTCAGGCATTTGTCAGATTGACCATATTGTGGTAGGACCCTCCGCTATTTTTGTGATTGAAACCAAGAATATCCAAGGGGCTTTGCATGGTAAGCGGCGCGAAGTGTACTGGACCCACGTGGTGGGGATGCAGAAACGGCGGATTTATGCCCCACACCGCCAAAATGCGGCGCATATCAAGACCTTACGCCGAGCCTTCCCCGATTTACCGAAAGATGTATGGTTTTCCTTAATTGCGGTGCCTAATTCCTTGCAACTTTATATTGAAGAAATCTCGGGTGCCTATATTGTCCAGTTTTCTCACTTGGTCGATTTTATTACCCGCTCCAATGCCAGTGTGCCTCAACCGCTCTCACCCGCACAACGGGAATATGTGATTCGGACATTACTGCAATGGAAACGCCGACGGGCCATTAAACATAGCTGGCTCGGCAGAATTGGCCGCCGCAAGCGGGATCTGGGCAACAGTTTAGACGTGGCGAGTGGGCGTTGCCCTGTTTGCGGTAGCCCTTTGCAGGT is a window encoding:
- a CDS encoding NERD domain-containing protein; translated protein: MGVVFAGTLILITVTILVLALRPPNAYVRGKQGEIIVQGALRLLDPLEYDVFHDIIVPCTSTASGICQIDHIVVGPSAIFVIETKNIQGALHGKRREVYWTHVVGMQKRRIYAPHRQNAAHIKTLRRAFPDLPKDVWFSLIAVPNSLQLYIEEISGAYIVQFSHLVDFITRSNASVPQPLSPAQREYVIRTLLQWKRRRAIKHSWLGRIGRRKRDLGNSLDVASGRCPVCGSPLQVVKDANGSKMVCTKPSCTFSTTVLSITALRQPKDHTKT